Proteins from a genomic interval of Spea bombifrons isolate aSpeBom1 chromosome 4, aSpeBom1.2.pri, whole genome shotgun sequence:
- the TM2D2 gene encoding TM2 domain-containing protein 2 has protein sequence MGWLGLPFGYLLLGGQGLLLTFSLIASQNYTVPVATPEPNTSSVTIPRDAWGPLVLCEFLPEEFVECDDPVDHSGNLSAQQDLGYGCSKVGGQAYDDVEHTKVICRALDGIECAGPRSFLRGSKPCIKYTGHYFITTLLYSFFLGCFGVDRFCLGHTGTAVGKLLTLGGLGIWWFVDLILLITGGLMPSDNSNWCTIY, from the exons ATGGGGTGGCTGGGGTTGCCCTTTGGGTATTTGCTCCTGGGTGGACAGGGATTGCTCCTTACCTTCTCTCTGATAGCCTCGCAGAACTATACCGTTCCGGTGGCTACCCCCGAGCCGAACACCAGCTCTGTCACCATTCCTAGGGACGCCTGGGGACCCCTGGTACTTTGCGAGTTCCT acctGAAGAATTTGTAGAATGTGATGATCCTGTTGACCACTCAGGAAATTTGTCAGCTCAACAAGATCTTGGATATGGATGTTCAAAG GTTGGAGGGCAGGCATATGATGATGTAGAACATACAAAGGTGATCTGCCGAGCCCTTGACGGCATAGAATGTGCTGGACCCCGCAGCTTTCTTCGAGGGAGCAAACCGTGTATCAA ATACACTGGTCACTACTTCATCACCACACTGCTCTACTCGTTCTTTCTGGGCTGCTTTGGGGTCGACCGATTCTGCCTGGGGCACACAGGCACAGCAGTGGGCAAGCTGCTTACCTTGGGGGGTCTAGGCATTTGGTGGTTTGTGGACCTCATTCTGCTAATTACTGGGGGGCTTATGCCTAGTGATAACAGCAACTGGTGCACTATCTACTGA
- the HTRA4 gene encoding serine protease HTRA4, protein MSPFRPVLLVFLLFLSTSAVPRISRRQTSICPQVCELSRCPRPQMPCQAGEVRDACGCCPVCGAAEGEACGHRGGSPCGEGLECVVPRVGGSSRRKVGVCVCSTSEPVCGSDGKTYRNLCHLKAENRQARRKNSPPAIHIQKGPCDTGSHYPDSKRYKFNFIADVVQKIAPAVVHLELFRRSPFTGQEMAVSSGSGFIVSEDGLIVTNAHVLTNKQRIKVEVKDGAHYDAKITDIDQKLDIALIKIEPDAPLPVLMLGRSSDLRPGEFVVALGSPFSLQNTVTTGIISTTQRGGKELGLKDSDMDYIQTDAIINYGNSGGPLVNLDGEVIGINTLKVTAGISFAIPSDRIRQFLAESHDRQLKGKSPPKKKYMGVRMLQLSPNLIRELKLRDKDFPDVNSGVYVFEVIQGTAAASAGMKDHDVIISINGRTVTTTEEVSEAVKNNEALSMVVRRGNEDIILSVVPEEMG, encoded by the exons ATGTCTCCTTTTAGACCAGTGCTCCTCGTTTTTCTGTTGTTCCTGTCCACCTCCGCCGTCCCCCGTATTTCCCGTCGCCAGACGTCTATTTGCCCCCAAGTATGCGAGCTGTCCAGGTGCCCCCGTCCTCAGATGCCCTGCCAAGCAGGCGAGGTGCGGGATGCATGTGGATGTTGCCCGGTGTGCGGAGCAGCCGAGGGTGAGGCGTGTGGACATCGCGGGGGATCCCCGTGTGGAGAGGGTTTGGAGTGTGTCGTCCCTCGGGTTGGGGGGTCTTCGAGAAGGAAAGTTGGGGTGTGCGTGTGCAGTACCAGCGAGCCGGTGTGCGGCAGCGACGGCAAAACCTATAGGAACCTGTGCCACCTCAAGGCCGAAAACAGACAGGCAAGGAGGAAGAACTCACCGCCTGCCATCCACATCCAGAAAGGGCCATGTGATACTG GCTCCCATTATCCTGACAGCAAGAGGTACAAGTTCAACTTCATAGCTGATGTGGTCCAGAAAATAGCACCAGCCGTGGTACATCTGGAGCTGTTTAGAAG GTCTCCATTCACAGGTCAGGAAATGGCGGTATCCAGTGGTTCGGGATTTATCGTGTCTGAAGATGGCCTCATAGTGACGAACGCACATGTGCTAACGAACAAACAACGCATTAAAGTGGAAGTGAAAGACGGGGCCCATTATGATGCTAAAATAACGGATATTGACCAGAAACTAGACATAGCGCTAATCAAGATTGAACCAGAT GCCCCTCTTCCAGTTTTGATGCTGGGAAGATCGTCTGACCTGAGGCCAGGAGAGTTTGTGGTGGCTCTGGGAAGCCCCTTCTCCTTACAGAACACAGTGACCACCGGAATCATCAGCACCACCCAGCGAGGAGGCAAAGAACTAGGACTGAAAGATTCCGACATGGATTATATCCAAACAGATGCCATCATTAAC TATGGAAATTCCGGAGGGCCGCTTGTGAATTTG GACGGGGAGGTTATAGGTATAAATACACTAAAGGTGACGGCAGGAATATCTTTTGCCATTCCATCTGACCGTATCAGGCAATTTCTGGCAGAATCACATGACAGACAACTTAAAG GTAAATCACCTCCAAAGAAGAAGTACATGGGGGTACGAATGCTTCAACTTTCACCAAA CTTAATCCGCGAGCTCAAATTGCGTGATAAAGATTTCCCCGATGTCAATTCTGGAGTTTACGTTTTTGAGGTTATTCAAGGAACAGCTGCAGCGAG TGCAGGGATGAAGGATCATGATGTTATTATCAGCATTAACGGGAGGACAGTGACCACTACTGAGGAGGTCAGCGAGGCCGTGAAGAATAACGAGGCACTTTCCATGGTGGTGCGGCGAGGGAATGAAGACATCATCCTGAGCGTGGTGCCTGAGGAAATGGGCTAA